One Hallerella porci genomic window, CGCCCCACTTCATCGACGCCGACGATAATTTGATTCGGATAATTTTTGCGCAAAGCGATTTCGCCATCGACAGGCGAAGAAATGCCTTGCAAAAATTCGGGCAGTGCAAATTTCATTTTAAACTTTTCCGTTTTTGTGCAAAAAATTTTCAGCGTAATTTTTTAAAGTTTTCCAATAAAGCGCGTGCTCTTGCACGAGAACGCGCGCCGCTAAATCCGCCGGCGAATCCGATTCGAAAACCGGAACTTTTGTTTGAGCTAAAATTTTTCCGCTATCGTAATCGCCGCTGACTAAATGAATCGTCGCTCCGCTTTCTTTTTCTTTCGCTGCGATGACCGCTTCGTGAACATGAATTCCGAAAAATCCTGCGCCACCGAATTTCGGTAAAAGCGACGGATGCACATTCAACATGCGATTTTCTGTCGCCTGTAAAACCGCATCGGGAATACGTTTCATGTAGCCGCAAAGCGCAATCAAATTGACCGCATTTTCTTTTAAAACTTTTAAAATCGCTTGTTCATATTCGGCGGGATTCGGGTGCGTTTTTCCCGAAATATGATACACCGGAATGCCAAAATTTTTTGCAATTTCTGCGGCGCCTGAGCCCGCGTTATTCGTGATTAAAAAGCGGCACTCACCGCCCAATGTTCCGTCTTTTTCATGCGAAAGGATAGCCTTAAAATTACTGCCGCCACCCGAAGCAAAAACGCCAAAAGTAAACATAAACGAAAGATAGAATTTTATCCCGAAAGAATTTATTTTG contains:
- the purN gene encoding phosphoribosylglycinamide formyltransferase encodes the protein MFTFGVFASGGGSNFKAILSHEKDGTLGGECRFLITNNAGSGAAEIAKNFGIPVYHISGKTHPNPAEYEQAILKVLKENAVNLIALCGYMKRIPDAVLQATENRMLNVHPSLLPKFGGAGFFGIHVHEAVIAAKEKESGATIHLVSGDYDSGKILAQTKVPVFESDSPADLAARVLVQEHALYWKTLKNYAENFLHKNGKV